Proteins encoded together in one uncultured Desulfosarcina sp. window:
- a CDS encoding dipeptide ABC transporter ATP-binding protein produces MSESLILVEDLKVHFPIKRGILSRTIGYVYAVDGVSFTLAKGETLGIVGESGCGKTTAGMAVTRLLPITGGTVLWQGDDVVKMSKGSLRRLRRDMQLVFQDPYSSLNPRMTVNEILSDPMDVHGLYTGKQRRERLAFLLETVGLSPEQGRRYPHEFSGGQRQRIGIARALALDPSVIIGDEPVSALDVSIQAQIINLLMDLKANFDLSLIVISHDLAVVEYICDRIIVMYLGKIVESAAYKDLYGSPRHPYTKALLSAVPVPDPTRKKARIVLSGDVPSPIDPPSGCRFHTRCPERMAICEKEIPEMIDFGGGHTAACHLYARATTQ; encoded by the coding sequence ATGAGTGAAAGCCTGATCCTCGTCGAGGACCTGAAGGTCCATTTTCCCATCAAGCGGGGCATTCTGTCCCGCACCATCGGATACGTTTATGCCGTGGATGGGGTGAGCTTCACACTGGCCAAGGGCGAAACCCTTGGCATCGTCGGCGAATCGGGATGCGGCAAGACCACAGCAGGCATGGCAGTGACGCGCCTGCTGCCCATCACCGGCGGGACAGTGTTGTGGCAGGGCGACGATGTGGTCAAGATGAGCAAAGGATCCCTCAGGCGACTGCGGCGCGACATGCAGCTTGTTTTTCAAGACCCTTACTCGTCGCTCAATCCGCGCATGACGGTCAACGAGATCCTCTCCGACCCCATGGACGTCCATGGGCTGTATACCGGCAAGCAGCGCCGCGAACGCCTGGCCTTTTTGCTGGAAACCGTCGGCCTTTCTCCCGAGCAGGGCCGACGTTATCCCCACGAATTTTCCGGCGGCCAACGCCAGCGCATCGGAATCGCCCGGGCTCTGGCCCTGGATCCATCGGTAATTATCGGAGATGAACCGGTATCGGCCCTGGATGTGTCCATCCAGGCCCAGATCATCAACCTGCTCATGGACCTGAAGGCCAATTTCGATCTGTCCCTGATCGTCATCTCCCACGACCTGGCGGTGGTGGAGTACATTTGCGACCGAATCATCGTCATGTATCTGGGCAAGATCGTCGAATCGGCGGCCTACAAGGACCTCTACGGTTCGCCCAGGCACCCGTACACCAAGGCGCTGCTGTCGGCCGTGCCAGTCCCCGATCCGACACGCAAAAAGGCGCGCATCGTCCTGAGCGGCGATGTGCCCAGCCCCATCGATCCGCCGTCCGGCTGCCGGTTTCATACCCGCTGTCCCGAGCGGATGGCAATCTGCGAAAAGGAAATCCCGGAGATGATCGATTTCGGCGGCGGCCACACAGCCGCATGCCATTTGTATGCCCGTGCAACAACGCAATAA
- a CDS encoding ABC transporter ATP-binding protein, protein MKPSEPKTILDVSGLKTYFYSSRGAARAVDGVSFHLRSGEVLGVVGESGSGKSVTALSIMQLIPDPPGKIVDGRVHFDGTNLLDLSRQQMRRIRGNRIAMIFQEPMTSLNPVFTIGNQISEMFILHRNAGRKEALEASIEMLHRVQIPAPRRRIHEYPHQLSGGMRQRAMIAMALACDPEILIADEPTTALDVTVQAQILELMLKLKEDFGTAVQMITHDLGVIAEMAQRIVVMYAGRVVEEAPTLEIFKQPLHPYTVGLLQSIPILGSRTAGETRRLQEIKGMVPNLVALPEGCKFGDRCPKVMEICRKREPELTDIASGRRVRCWLHVEPPPS, encoded by the coding sequence ATGAAGCCATCGGAACCCAAAACCATTCTCGATGTGAGCGGCCTGAAGACCTACTTCTATTCGTCCAGGGGCGCCGCTCGCGCGGTGGACGGGGTCTCCTTTCATTTAAGGTCCGGCGAGGTGCTGGGCGTCGTCGGCGAATCGGGCAGCGGTAAAAGCGTCACGGCCCTGTCCATCATGCAGTTGATTCCGGACCCTCCCGGCAAGATCGTGGACGGCCGTGTCCATTTCGACGGGACGAATCTTCTCGATCTGTCTCGCCAGCAGATGCGTCGAATCCGCGGCAACCGCATCGCCATGATATTTCAGGAGCCGATGACCTCGCTGAACCCGGTGTTTACTATCGGCAACCAGATCTCGGAGATGTTTATTTTGCATCGCAACGCCGGACGCAAGGAGGCCCTGGAAGCTTCCATCGAAATGCTCCATCGGGTACAGATTCCGGCACCCCGGCGGCGCATCCATGAATATCCCCACCAGCTTTCCGGCGGGATGCGCCAGCGGGCCATGATCGCAATGGCCCTGGCCTGTGACCCGGAGATCCTCATTGCCGACGAGCCGACAACAGCGCTCGATGTGACTGTCCAGGCACAGATCCTGGAGCTGATGCTCAAACTCAAAGAGGACTTCGGTACCGCCGTGCAGATGATCACCCACGACCTGGGAGTGATCGCCGAAATGGCCCAGCGCATCGTGGTCATGTATGCCGGCCGCGTGGTCGAAGAGGCCCCGACCCTGGAAATCTTCAAGCAGCCCTTGCACCCTTATACCGTTGGGTTGCTGCAATCGATACCCATATTAGGCAGCCGCACGGCCGGCGAGACCCGACGGCTGCAGGAGATCAAGGGGATGGTCCCCAACCTGGTGGCCCTGCCCGAGGGATGTAAATTTGGCGACCGCTGCCCTAAAGTCATGGAGATCTGTCGTAAGCGAGAACCCGAATTGACCGACATTGCCAGCGGCCGTCGGGTCCGCTGCTGGCTTCACGTGGAGCCGCCGCCGTCATGA
- a CDS encoding pyridoxamine 5'-phosphate oxidase family protein — MDRPLRREDRRLDDAAAMALLKRGEYGILSTSGKDHRPYGIPVNYVVMEDSIFFHCATEGRKLENITANRGVSFCVVGQTELLPEKFSTRYESVVVSGEAGVVEKPELKKKALNALVAKYAPGNMAAGKAYIEKLLEKTAVVRISIDYLIGKTRK; from the coding sequence ATGGACAGACCCTTGCGGCGCGAAGACCGGCGCCTCGACGATGCGGCCGCCATGGCGCTGTTGAAACGCGGCGAGTATGGCATTTTAAGCACTTCCGGAAAAGACCACCGACCTTACGGCATACCGGTCAATTACGTGGTGATGGAAGATTCCATCTTCTTTCATTGTGCCACCGAAGGCCGGAAACTGGAAAACATCACCGCCAACCGCGGCGTCTCCTTTTGTGTAGTGGGACAGACCGAACTGCTGCCCGAAAAATTCTCCACCCGCTACGAAAGCGTGGTGGTTTCCGGTGAGGCCGGAGTCGTGGAAAAGCCGGAACTGAAAAAAAAGGCGCTCAACGCCCTGGTGGCCAAATACGCTCCCGGCAACATGGCCGCCGGAAAAGCCTACATCGAAAAACTCTTGGAAAAAACGGCCGTGGTTCGCATCTCCATCGATTATCTGATCGGAAAGACAAGAAAATAA
- a CDS encoding ATP-binding protein, whose translation MTHKSISIMTAILLSVAFCVFVMVYERFAVDRAHERIETHARIIEDAMWNYNRQGIHEYLRLAAFSDRYESLTVVHRNGEVFHEIYQASLPSIDQMLIAAHLIPRVQLQATVSHRGETIGYVKAVWLPRTIYTHANVFLALVSIFIIIQLQLRLLRSKTKLEERVMERTAELVASNLELKREIDERIRAEKALRTSEMKYRFLSESINDVIWSMDMAMHYTYISPAATRVHGWDDTYLGTLTANKALTPSSFREVRDLIGKHLARGDRTGDYRTTMTAELEVINKDGSTTLCEVTASFILDENDKPTGILGVSRDITERRKAEAEKAELQKKLERSKKMESLGLLAGGVAHDLNNVLSGIVSYPDLLLMDLPEDSPMRAPIETIKTSGQKAATIVQDLLTLARRGVSANEVLNINDLIRELQRSAEYVELLALYPDVSISFDLADDLPNIKGSAVHLNKTFMNLIVNAAEAQAGGGEIYVATKSLYLDRPIKGYNTVEAGEYVHLQVKDSGGGISETDINHIFEPFYTKKKMGRSGTGLGLAVVWGTVQDHKGYIDVHSQSDKGTTFDLYFPLSREAVKEKTASLNLEDIKGNGERVLVVDDLESQRAIATHLLQRLNYSAFAVDSGEAAVEYLQNNTVDLVVLDMIMDPGMDGLETWRQIVSIHPGQRAIIASGYAETEKVKTAQRLGAGQYLRKPYMIENLGKTVKKALAASDEKEN comes from the coding sequence ATGACGCACAAATCGATTTCCATCATGACGGCGATTTTACTCTCTGTCGCCTTTTGCGTCTTTGTCATGGTCTATGAAAGATTCGCCGTGGACCGCGCCCACGAGCGCATCGAAACCCATGCGCGCATCATCGAAGATGCCATGTGGAACTACAACCGCCAGGGGATCCACGAATACCTGAGGCTGGCGGCATTCTCGGACAGATACGAATCGTTGACCGTTGTTCACCGCAATGGAGAAGTGTTCCACGAAATTTACCAGGCGTCCCTGCCAAGCATCGACCAGATGCTGATTGCCGCCCACCTGATCCCGAGGGTCCAGCTGCAGGCCACCGTATCCCACCGGGGCGAAACCATCGGTTATGTAAAAGCCGTCTGGCTGCCCCGCACCATCTACACCCATGCCAATGTGTTTCTGGCCCTGGTGTCGATCTTTATTATCATCCAACTCCAGCTTCGGCTGCTGCGATCCAAAACCAAACTCGAAGAGCGGGTGATGGAACGAACGGCCGAACTGGTAGCCTCCAACCTGGAATTGAAAAGGGAGATCGACGAACGCATCCGGGCCGAGAAGGCCCTTCGCACCAGCGAGATGAAATACCGCTTCCTTTCGGAAAGCATCAACGATGTCATCTGGTCCATGGATATGGCCATGCACTACACCTATATCAGCCCGGCGGCCACCCGGGTTCACGGCTGGGATGACACGTACCTTGGCACGCTGACGGCGAATAAAGCCCTCACCCCATCATCGTTTCGCGAGGTACGCGATTTGATCGGCAAACATCTGGCCAGGGGCGACCGAACCGGCGATTACCGCACAACCATGACGGCCGAACTGGAAGTGATCAACAAGGACGGCTCGACCACGCTTTGTGAAGTGACCGCCTCGTTCATTCTGGACGAAAACGACAAGCCCACGGGCATCCTGGGCGTCTCCCGGGATATCACCGAACGCCGCAAAGCCGAGGCTGAGAAGGCCGAACTGCAGAAAAAGCTGGAGCGCTCCAAGAAAATGGAGTCCCTGGGGCTGCTTGCCGGCGGCGTGGCCCACGACCTGAATAATGTCCTTTCCGGGATTGTCAGTTATCCGGACCTTTTGCTGATGGACCTTCCCGAAGACAGCCCCATGCGCGCACCCATCGAAACCATCAAGACTTCGGGACAAAAAGCCGCCACCATCGTACAGGACCTGTTGACCCTGGCCCGCCGGGGCGTCAGCGCCAACGAAGTTCTCAATATCAACGATCTCATCCGCGAACTGCAGCGATCGGCCGAATATGTCGAACTGCTCGCGCTATATCCGGATGTGAGCATCTCTTTCGATCTGGCGGACGATCTTCCCAATATCAAAGGCTCCGCCGTTCACCTGAACAAAACCTTCATGAACCTGATTGTCAATGCAGCCGAGGCCCAGGCCGGTGGCGGTGAAATTTACGTTGCCACCAAGAGCCTCTATCTGGACCGCCCCATCAAAGGGTACAATACGGTCGAAGCCGGGGAGTACGTTCACCTGCAGGTGAAGGATTCCGGCGGAGGCATCAGCGAAACGGACATCAACCACATTTTCGAGCCCTTCTACACCAAGAAGAAAATGGGGCGCAGCGGCACCGGCCTAGGTCTGGCGGTGGTCTGGGGCACGGTTCAGGATCACAAAGGCTACATCGATGTACACAGTCAATCGGACAAAGGCACCACTTTCGACCTGTACTTCCCGCTGTCCAGAGAAGCGGTGAAGGAGAAGACCGCGTCGCTCAACTTAGAGGACATCAAGGGCAACGGCGAACGCGTCCTGGTGGTGGACGACCTGGAATCCCAGCGGGCCATCGCCACCCACCTGCTTCAGCGGCTGAACTATTCGGCCTTTGCGGTGGACAGCGGTGAAGCCGCTGTCGAATACTTGCAGAACAATACGGTGGATCTGGTGGTTCTGGACATGATCATGGACCCGGGCATGGACGGGTTGGAAACCTGGCGGCAAATCGTCAGCATTCATCCGGGCCAGCGTGCCATCATCGCCAGCGGTTACGCCGAAACCGAAAAAGTTAAAACCGCCCAGCGATTGGGCGCCGGGCAATACCTGAGAAAACCCTATATGATTGAGAATCTGGGCAAGACGGTTAAAAAGGCGCTGGCCGCCTCCGACGAAAAGGAAAACTGA
- a CDS encoding PocR ligand-binding domain-containing protein: protein MDALFKEMSDIRFQDLIDLSALQNLTTSFSRLTGLATAILDLEGNVLSFSGWQEICLEFHRKNPITAKRCLESDTILAGNLAKGNHFNVYKCKNGLVDVAVPITIENIHTGNLFIGQFLFEPPDTATFAQQADQFGFDKKWYLDALSKVPIISTENLDQAIDFLKNLTTLIGSSGYDRKKLIELNKDLEFRIQERTAELAYSNEQLRVLSEASFEGIIISENLLIVEANGIMAKMFGFAKETELVGVKFTDLVSEEKRSDVNDKMVSGYDRPYETLGLKKDGAAFPIQVHGKTFVYN from the coding sequence ATGGATGCACTATTCAAAGAAATGTCGGATATCCGCTTCCAGGACTTGATCGATTTATCCGCCTTGCAGAATTTGACAACCAGTTTTTCCCGCCTGACCGGGCTTGCCACTGCGATATTGGACCTTGAAGGCAACGTATTATCCTTTTCCGGGTGGCAGGAAATTTGTTTGGAATTTCACAGGAAGAACCCAATTACCGCGAAAAGATGTCTGGAGAGCGACACGATTCTAGCCGGCAATTTGGCAAAGGGAAACCATTTCAATGTATATAAATGCAAAAATGGCCTGGTCGATGTCGCCGTACCGATAACCATAGAAAATATTCATACAGGCAATCTGTTTATCGGGCAGTTTCTGTTCGAACCGCCTGACACCGCAACCTTCGCTCAACAGGCCGATCAATTCGGATTCGATAAAAAATGGTATCTCGATGCCCTTTCAAAGGTTCCGATTATCTCGACCGAAAATCTTGATCAGGCGATTGATTTTTTAAAAAATCTGACAACGCTTATCGGAAGCTCGGGGTATGACAGGAAAAAACTGATCGAACTGAACAAGGATCTTGAGTTCCGCATCCAGGAAAGAACCGCTGAACTGGCTTACAGCAACGAGCAGCTTCGTGTGCTTTCCGAAGCCTCATTCGAAGGCATTATCATTTCCGAAAATCTATTGATCGTCGAAGCCAACGGCATCATGGCAAAAATGTTCGGTTTCGCGAAAGAGACCGAACTTGTCGGTGTCAAGTTTACCGATCTTGTATCGGAAGAGAAGCGATCGGATGTAAACGATAAAATGGTTTCCGGTTACGACAGGCCTTATGAAACCCTCGGGTTGAAAAAAGACGGCGCTGCATTTCCCATCCAAGTCCATGGAAAAACGTTTGTTTATAACTGA
- a CDS encoding transposase has product MNHFNTFSLSLQKQSDSGRIIDDRELNRAFTELKFHSLARQSNITKKRGYETLSLIFVFVLLPFLKRSLNSFCNGGYIQNYVQAHKDAFYRFLNNEHFNWRKLVQMLASKIIAMRKNVPLKEKVLIADDSICPKSGKEIELVSYHFDHKVRRSILGNQYLQLGFHDGLHFFPIDGAFHTSSHRPNTDIRDIDKRTNGWKRRREALSKKTDVLVQMLARAWRSGIDASFVLFDSWFAHDDIIRRIVDVGYGVICRLKRNRVKYGYQGGAYTLKQLWQQVAKKQTFWIKDRTIKGACLDVTLKKTGSVRVLFVSDGRKQWQVLLCTDTDLEPSRILDYYARRWAIEVYFKDAKQMLYMVKEQSNTFDALIASQSLVMIRYLILVYIQIKHGLNICVGPLFRQTSDDQSLWMFSRAVWGRVKELIFKSSDILSHRIEPDLLFHFIDIIEDLIAEQSRWVTAKL; this is encoded by the coding sequence ATGAATCACTTTAATACATTTTCCCTCTCCTTGCAAAAACAATCTGATTCGGGCCGGATCATTGACGACCGTGAACTCAATCGTGCGTTCACTGAACTCAAGTTCCATTCATTGGCCCGACAAAGCAACATCACCAAAAAAAGAGGTTATGAAACACTCTCGCTCATATTTGTTTTCGTACTACTGCCTTTTCTCAAGCGAAGCCTCAACAGTTTCTGTAATGGCGGCTATATACAAAACTACGTCCAGGCCCATAAAGACGCGTTCTACCGGTTCTTGAACAATGAACACTTCAATTGGAGAAAGCTGGTCCAGATGTTGGCATCAAAGATCATAGCCATGCGTAAGAATGTCCCATTGAAAGAAAAAGTATTGATCGCCGATGACTCCATCTGCCCCAAATCGGGCAAAGAGATCGAATTGGTCAGCTATCATTTCGATCACAAAGTCAGGCGTTCCATTCTTGGCAACCAGTATCTGCAATTGGGTTTTCATGACGGGTTGCATTTTTTTCCGATCGATGGTGCCTTTCATACATCCAGCCACCGGCCCAACACCGATATACGGGATATCGACAAGCGTACCAACGGCTGGAAACGACGTAGGGAAGCGCTGAGTAAAAAAACCGACGTTCTTGTTCAGATGCTCGCCAGAGCTTGGAGGTCGGGCATCGATGCCAGCTTCGTCTTGTTCGACAGTTGGTTTGCCCACGACGATATCATCCGTCGCATCGTCGATGTCGGTTATGGCGTCATCTGCCGATTGAAGCGCAACCGGGTTAAATACGGTTATCAAGGCGGCGCATACACGCTCAAACAGCTATGGCAGCAGGTCGCCAAAAAACAAACCTTCTGGATCAAGGATCGCACGATCAAGGGCGCATGCCTCGATGTCACGTTGAAAAAGACCGGCTCGGTTCGGGTGCTGTTCGTTTCCGATGGCCGCAAACAGTGGCAGGTCCTGCTTTGCACCGATACCGACCTGGAACCGTCCCGGATTCTTGACTATTACGCCCGTCGCTGGGCCATCGAAGTATACTTTAAAGATGCCAAGCAGATGCTTTACATGGTAAAAGAGCAAAGCAATACGTTTGACGCCTTGATCGCCAGCCAGAGCCTGGTAATGATCCGGTATCTGATATTGGTCTACATCCAGATAAAACACGGACTGAACATCTGCGTTGGCCCGCTGTTTCGGCAAACGTCAGACGATCAGTCATTATGGATGTTCAGTCGTGCCGTCTGGGGCCGTGTCAAAGAACTGATTTTCAAGTCAAGTGATATACTTTCGCACCGTATCGAACCTGATTTGCTTTTTCATTTTATTGATATCATAGAAGATCTCATCGCTGAACAAAGTCGATGGGTTACTGCGAAACTTTAG
- a CDS encoding HNH endonuclease — MGESCVLLNGDYTFLGLVDWKRAMGLMFAEKVRVLKFSDRVIQGVSRTFRTPAVAVLIKVVRSVYRGRVPFSRRNVMVRDRFTCAYCGTRSHPITMDHVIPRSRGGKTDFDNCVACCRACNQKKGARLPNEAGMPLRRRPWQPTIAEFIRIRLRQSDVYELLVELGLL, encoded by the coding sequence ATGGGCGAATCGTGCGTATTACTCAACGGAGACTACACTTTTCTCGGTCTGGTGGACTGGAAAAGGGCCATGGGCCTGATGTTTGCCGAAAAAGTCAGGGTCCTGAAGTTTTCCGATCGGGTGATACAGGGCGTGAGCAGGACGTTCCGGACGCCGGCGGTGGCGGTGCTGATCAAGGTGGTTCGAAGCGTATACCGCGGCCGCGTTCCCTTTTCGCGGCGCAATGTAATGGTACGGGACCGCTTTACCTGCGCCTACTGCGGAACCCGGTCCCACCCCATCACCATGGACCACGTCATTCCCCGTTCACGGGGCGGCAAAACCGACTTTGACAATTGTGTGGCCTGCTGCCGGGCCTGCAACCAGAAAAAGGGCGCTCGCCTGCCCAACGAAGCCGGAATGCCCCTGCGGCGGCGTCCCTGGCAGCCCACCATCGCCGAATTCATCCGGATCCGCCTCCGGCAGTCCGATGTCTACGAGCTGCTCGTGGAATTGGGACTGCTGTAG
- a CDS encoding DUF309 domain-containing protein translates to MSEIDRFDPFNNRLCRNVRNALSEGFKEALEDRALKPVHRMAGFFLNGDPPPVVREYIDQRLAAYEGVLADLGDHPADDPLDIAPLIWNHRLFFETHEYLEPFWMAAEGDEKRLLQALIRAAGAYVHLEQGNRSAARRIGTKALDAIEQYRQRLRPHFDPQLLLDKLRSLDPDPPRLQPPVC, encoded by the coding sequence ATGAGCGAAATCGATCGTTTCGATCCCTTCAACAACCGGCTGTGCCGCAATGTCCGCAACGCGCTGTCCGAGGGATTCAAAGAAGCCCTGGAAGACAGGGCGCTGAAACCGGTGCATCGCATGGCCGGATTCTTTCTAAACGGCGATCCGCCGCCTGTGGTCCGGGAGTACATCGACCAACGGCTGGCTGCCTATGAAGGGGTGTTGGCGGACCTGGGGGATCATCCGGCCGATGACCCGCTGGACATCGCCCCGCTGATCTGGAACCACCGCCTTTTTTTTGAAACCCACGAATATCTGGAGCCGTTCTGGATGGCGGCCGAGGGTGATGAGAAAAGATTGCTGCAGGCCCTTATCCGGGCAGCCGGCGCCTATGTGCACCTGGAGCAGGGCAATCGCAGTGCGGCCCGGCGCATCGGCACAAAAGCCCTGGACGCGATAGAACAATACCGGCAGCGGCTGAGACCCCATTTCGACCCCCAACTGCTGCTGGACAAGCTGCGGTCGCTGGACCCCGATCCGCCGAGGCTGCAACCTCCGGTGTGTTGA
- a CDS encoding YwbE family protein, which produces MDGRYRKNILPGAQVDIVLKTDQRTGRLTHGTVKDILTRSAHHPHGIKVRLTDGQVGRVKKIDPIQPID; this is translated from the coding sequence ATGGACGGCCGTTACCGTAAAAACATCCTCCCCGGTGCACAAGTGGATATCGTCCTTAAAACCGATCAGCGCACCGGCCGTCTTACCCATGGCACGGTCAAGGACATCCTCACCCGATCTGCGCACCATCCCCATGGTATCAAGGTCCGCCTGACCGATGGACAGGTGGGCCGGGTTAAAAAAATAGACCCGATTCAACCGATAGACTGA
- a CDS encoding nitroreductase family protein, which yields MFIDLLRSRRSVRQYRDKPVEKEKINLLIEAALRSPSSRGFNPWEFVVIDDRETLAALSKTKPHGASFLAKAPLAIAVCGEPEKSDVWVEDVSIATIILHLAATDLGLGSCWIQLRKRNYDERTTAGEHAAHLLRLPKGLEVSAIMAVGYADRQPSPHPESALQREKVSFNRHGRKQS from the coding sequence ATGTTTATCGATTTGCTGCGGTCGCGGCGAAGCGTTCGGCAATACCGGGACAAACCCGTTGAAAAGGAGAAAATCAATCTCTTGATCGAAGCCGCCCTGCGGTCGCCATCCTCACGCGGATTCAATCCCTGGGAGTTCGTGGTGATCGACGACCGCGAGACTCTCGCGGCGCTCTCTAAAACCAAACCCCACGGAGCCTCTTTCCTGGCCAAGGCGCCTTTGGCCATTGCCGTTTGCGGTGAGCCGGAGAAATCCGACGTCTGGGTAGAGGATGTCTCCATTGCCACCATCATCTTGCATCTGGCGGCTACCGATCTCGGCCTGGGAAGCTGCTGGATCCAGTTGCGCAAACGCAATTACGACGAGCGTACGACCGCCGGTGAGCATGCGGCCCATCTGCTGAGGTTGCCCAAAGGGCTGGAGGTGTCCGCCATCATGGCCGTCGGATATGCAGACCGGCAGCCGTCCCCCCATCCGGAATCGGCACTGCAGCGTGAGAAGGTCAGCTTCAACCGCCATGGCCGCAAACAGTCATAG
- a CDS encoding YchJ family protein gives MDTCPCGSEKAYADCCQPLLEGQAHAETAEMLMRSRYSAHAKKKYDYLFETTLPESRKEEDRKETAAWSRKLDWQSLAVRSVEAGAPEDEKGTVEFVARYRKNGKAFDHHEVAEFVRQDDRWYFKDGHAPQQVQSVRQGPKIGRNDPCPCGSGKKYKKCCGK, from the coding sequence ATGGATACTTGCCCGTGTGGAAGTGAAAAAGCGTATGCCGATTGCTGCCAGCCGTTGCTTGAAGGCCAGGCGCATGCGGAAACCGCCGAAATGCTGATGCGGTCCCGTTACAGCGCCCACGCGAAAAAAAAGTACGATTATCTTTTCGAAACCACCCTGCCCGAAAGCCGCAAGGAAGAAGACCGCAAAGAAACGGCGGCCTGGTCCAGGAAGCTGGACTGGCAGAGCCTGGCAGTCCGCAGCGTCGAGGCCGGCGCGCCGGAAGACGAAAAGGGTACGGTGGAATTCGTGGCCCGCTACCGCAAAAACGGCAAGGCCTTCGATCACCATGAAGTTGCCGAGTTTGTCCGCCAGGACGACCGCTGGTATTTCAAGGACGGCCACGCCCCCCAGCAGGTCCAGTCCGTGCGCCAGGGCCCCAAAATCGGCCGAAACGACCCGTGTCCGTGCGGCAGTGGGAAGAAGTATAAGAAGTGTTGCGGGAAGTAG
- a CDS encoding transporter substrate-binding domain-containing protein, translating to MKRIFLLLVLIVFQAHPVFSQDSMKFVYFENFAPYSWETDSQVRGFLIDVVNHIVRNKMGLPVSHAGYPWKRAQKMVEMNQADAFITVPTEQRRAYTVIGSEPVFIDEMTLFTHKDNRKVRNLKTGCTISDLKPLHLVDFIGNGWAERNLKGLDVFWVPTMDQALFLLFNNRYDVFIGGAKYVRYNIKRLGYEKTVVATPIVLDSIPFNLCIGKQSAFVSILQDFDKALKNLRRTGELEDIFAKYR from the coding sequence ATGAAACGCATATTCCTACTTCTTGTCCTGATTGTTTTCCAAGCCCACCCCGTTTTTTCCCAGGATTCCATGAAATTTGTCTATTTTGAAAATTTTGCTCCCTATTCATGGGAAACCGACAGCCAGGTGCGGGGTTTTCTGATCGATGTGGTCAACCATATCGTGCGGAATAAAATGGGACTCCCCGTATCCCACGCAGGGTATCCGTGGAAAAGGGCACAGAAAATGGTCGAAATGAATCAGGCCGATGCCTTTATTACGGTCCCGACGGAGCAGCGAAGAGCGTATACGGTAATCGGTTCGGAGCCGGTATTCATCGATGAAATGACGCTGTTCACCCATAAGGACAACCGCAAGGTGAGAAATCTCAAAACAGGATGTACGATTTCCGATTTGAAACCCCTTCACCTGGTTGACTTTATCGGAAACGGTTGGGCGGAAAGAAATCTCAAGGGGCTTGATGTTTTCTGGGTCCCGACCATGGACCAGGCCCTGTTTTTGTTGTTCAACAATCGATATGACGTCTTCATCGGTGGCGCAAAATATGTTCGCTACAACATCAAGCGGCTTGGATATGAAAAGACAGTGGTCGCCACCCCGATTGTTCTGGATTCCATTCCGTTCAACCTGTGTATCGGCAAACAATCCGCATTTGTCTCCATCCTTCAGGATTTCGACAAGGCGTTGAAGAATTTGCGAAGAACCGGTGAGCTTGAGGATATATTTGCGAAGTATCGATAA